GTTTAAAAGATGTTCAAAGTTCAAAGCCATGTGGGACCTACAAAGCAGCCTTACACTTCAGGAAAAAATTGATATATTTGACAGAAAAAGACTGGTTTCAATAAACAGGTGAATACCAAGGCCTCCAGCATGAGCATCAATGAGAGAAGCACCGACTGCAGTTCCTGGCTCCAAGTTTAAATCTGCTGCTGCGTCCTGGGTGAGGCCGTCTCCCAGTGTGCTCCCTGGAGAGCAAGTGGCGCTGCCTGGATGATAGAACACAGCACTGCTTCAATAATGACAAAGGAACATTTGTGGAGATGATGTGTTTGTAAAGACCACAACACAAACTGAGCAATATTTTCTGTTTTcattcaatataatatataactaaTTATATAACTAATTATAAACCCGTTTGTAATTTTCTTTACCTATTTTAGAAAAGTTGTTTTCCAGGAGATCCTCGAGTCCAATGCTGGTCCAAAAATCAGCATCCCATCCATCTGGAGGGCAATAAGTCCatttacacaccagagtacataaaGACCTGTGAAACATTGCCAACAGATGAGAAGaccaaagtaaaaacaaaactttgTCCATAATAAAAGACACATTTCATAGTTTTGAATATCCTGCTTAATAGGACAACcccattatttattttagacaAACATTGGATACAAAGATAATATTTCAGGAGCTTAGTATCATTTCATCATTAGAATACTGTAAAATATACTAACAACAATTTGTAGGTCACTGTCAATGGTTAACTCTTTTAATCCCACTCTGAATTCCATGTATCTAACACAAATTGCACAAGACAGATAAAAGGGTTCAAACATCATTCAATCATCAAACAAAGCTCACCGTGTCAAAGAGCCCGTCGCCTTCCACGACAGGAAGTCTGGGAGGTCAAAAAAGTGAGCAGCTTTGTTCCAGCAGCTTTCTCTTAGATTCTGATTATAACCACAAAAGAAATATGTGCCAATGAACCTTGACTAATAACAGCACATGCATGTACTGGCAGACCTTAAAGCGACAGTTCACCCCAAAATCAAAAAGGCACATTTTGCCTCTTCTGTGGTGCTATTCATGAATCTGAATTGTTTTGGTGTGAGCGTTGGGCTATCGGCCAGAGAGATGTCTGTGAAGGAACTATAGTTCCAACATGAAACTGATCACAACAAGGCATGTGGTTTATCTTGAGTAACTGATTCACAGAGACTAATTTTTAAAAGCACCACAAGCCGAGTGCCAGATATATTGTCCCAATATATTAGAGCAAAGACAGACAACTCTCAGACCGATATCTTTCAAACTAGACATCTTACACCAACACAACCTACATTAATACATTatggggtgaactgtccctttaacagCAAGCCTCCATCTATTGGATACCTCCTGAGAAAAAGGTGGATATGGATGAAAAACTAGAAcaccacagcacacacacacccacacacacacacacacacacacacgatgaccaGCAGCCAATACAGAGAGCGGCGTATCGAGAATAGTGGTCCTGTGGTGACCTcggtcacctctcacctctttgAGCCAGAGCAGCTTAGGGGGTTGCATCTCTGGTGACATGACTCCTCCCACCCTTCTCAGGACCCTGTGGCACGTGTTGGTTATACGAGTGGCCTGCTCTTCAGCACGATGGTCCATCCACATCACCGTGTTCCTTTGTTTGTCACCTGGGAAAGccaggagaggaagggggaggatcTGGTTATAGTGGaagtaaaatgtaaatataacaaatattttaagACTAAATTGGTCTATGAGGAGATTATGATCAAAACTCagactgtattattattattatctagaaggcattttaaaagttatttaacCAGACTACCATTGGAAATAATATGAATCCCAACCAACTCCATTGGTTCTGCTATGTagctgaccctgacctctgacctcgtaGTGGAGGAGGGGGGTTTACCTtcagggatcaataaagtaaaaATCCATTCTAGTAAAATGTTACAATCAGCATTTCAAAAACACAATTCATTCCACCTTTAATAACCCATAGTGTGTAGATTAGTGTATATACATTATGTTTTCCTGAAGTACAAAGGTTAGACTgcaagtaaaataaatatttcactTACCATCCTGACTGACTGCCACAGGCTGGAAGCTTTGGTCCAAAACCACCAGTGAGCAGGTGGCATCAAAGCCGATCCCTCGTACCTGACTCTTCTCAACACTTTGGGTAACGCTCTGGAACAGATATCAAATATAATACCTGTCATTAGGCCAATGGTTGTATACATGAGTAATATCTGTGGAGAGACTAGGAGGATATGTATGAGGTATTCAGTCACTGCATTATAATtgcggtgtgtgtgttacactgaAATATTTACAACAATCGGAATATAGGCCCTGATTTACTTCAACAAATGATCAGGCTGTTTGAATAGCCCTGCCAAAATGTTCCTTGTCTAGACTATTTGCCAGGGGTTTTGTGGAAAGTTGGTAAAGCAGCTAAACTACTTAAAAAGTAGAttgttaaaaaatacatttaaatgaagatCTGATAAGATGGGCATGTTTCTGATAGGGTGGACATGTATTTTAGAGGATAGGATGGGAATGTATCGATAGGTTTTGGTGGGCATGTTAACTAAAGGCCTGGAACCAACCAGTGCTTTAAGTCACCATGCCAGTAACTTACCTTGACAACTGTGCAGCATTTCTCCCAGATCTCAGTGGAGGACTGGACATAGTGGTCAGACTGGGGCTCCCAGATGCTGATGGTCTCCTCTGCAGTGCTCATCACCAGGCCAGCCCTGGTCACCAGTGCAGCCCTCACACTGGCAGTGCCCACGTCCACCCCGACATAGTAAACCTCTGCCATGAGGAGACGAGCTGAATGTAGagtgtgggagggggagggggaataGCGGGCAGAGGACCCAGAAGTTCATTATTAACCAGGTTACAGTGTCAACGTCAACATGTAATGGACTGTTTCGAAATAGATTAAACGAAACACATATCAAAGTATGTATACATTTGCATTTAATAGTGTGTATGTTTTGGAGAATCAGACGCTACAGCACAGCAACAGATatgttgtattcatgttttGCACAGAAAAACGTTCAAAAAAGATGTTATCAAGAACGGAGGATCTTTGCACAAGCGTTATAACAACACATACGAACTTACCTGGAGATCAAAATGTTAATTCACCGCACAAAATATCCCTTTTGAGTTTCCGTACTTTGAGCCGGAGACGGTGGCTGCGACGGAACGCGAAACGGGACAAAAAGGGTAAAGTCgattttatgttttctttttttcctgctgaGCGGTGTAAAATCCAGTAAACGCCATGAATGTGCTCCTATAAAGTATCCCTCTCTGTCCATCCACCGTTATCATTTGATGTTTGTAGGAAACAGATTTTGAGAAGACAATTGGGACATAGAAAAAATGCCTGCAACACAAAATACTACTACtaagaataataatattttgtTTATCGAACGTAATTGTGTGAACATCTAGGTTTAAGAGCTTATTTTTCTTATGATGCATATTCCTCAATAAAACTCAGTtcaagattgtaaagccctgtgaggcaaatttgtaatttgtgagaatggtgtctataaaataaactgaattaaattgaattgaataatattAACACAAACcgacaaacaaaaaacagtgGGAAATCTGTTTTGATTCCATATATTAACTTGCCTAAATCTAAGcaagtgtttgtttgtttttcttcacaaCATTAACCCTGTGTCTAATGAAGCATAGTGGAATCATAGTTTAATGCGAAGATACCCAGTGTCTCAGAAAGTGACTCCAAGGGTCCTGACAAAGTGTCAATATATGACAAGTTAAGATGATAACATGTTGAGCACAATGCATGCAAGGGCTCTGGAACAAGCTAAACTAAATGATTTACGATGTGTAATGTTATGAAGTACACTTGAGATGTTCAATCAAAATGTCTCCTTTCAAAAGGTCTATGACCTCATGAGCAAAGCCAGTGTACATACATTACTAACCACTCATATGTAAGCTGAAGGATATGATTTACTGTAACAGATAATAATCAAAAACATAAACTCTGACTTTAATCGTGAAACGTTCTAGTCTGCATCCCGCCTGGTCACTTTCCTTTCTTGGGCTCTTCTCTTCGATGGGATGCACAGCTGTCAAAAGGAAACGCTGCTGGCTGTGATCAGCGTGTTTGGACCAGGAATGATGAGCAGAGATGAAGAACTGAGAAAAACCAAGCAGCAGGACAGGAAGAAACAGATGTGCTCCAACAAACATGGcatggacagtgtgtgtgtatgtgtgtgtgtgtgtgtgtgtgtgtgtgtgtgtgtgtgtgtgtgtgtgtgtgtgcgtgtgtgtgtgtgtgcatgtccatATGGTTTGCGCCTGATGGTAATCAAAACTTCTGTTGATACATCAACACACATATAGTCTTTCTCTGTGTTTTGCTCTCATCAAAGGGGTGAAGGTTTCCATGGACCCTGGACGGTCCCTCCTCTGTACAACAAAAGCAGGCATTTTTGGAGGCAGGCAGGACCAGCTCCTGATTAGAAAACTGCATGCAGTGGAAACAGCTGGCCCAGGCAGGGAGGAGGAAAGCGCTGTTATCTAAACGCAAACCCATCAGGCAAGCAGAGGGGGAAAGCTGACAGAGAAACAGGAAGCACAACGGGGACACAGCTGTAGTTTGATAGGAAAAAAGGCTACTCCTCGGTGGGGCTTAACACAGGTGTTCAAAGAGAGTGCCTCCGAAAGTTATTGCATTAGAACTTGCTCTATTATGTTAGGAGAGGAGCAACTAGGAAAGAACAAACTGAGGTCTGTTTAACTTCATTAGCACTGTAGACATTAGACACATTGTGGTATTAAACACATTCCAATGCTGGATTTCTACTTCAGGGTGTCACATACTTCCAAATGGGTGTTGCACAGCCGTATTGTAAGGACAACATGTCATCTCAAGAGGGTTGACCTCAGGCCGCTCTGGTTCTCCCAGGCTGTCTGGGGCTGATAACTTATTTATAGTTGGcttgaggagaacatgttgaataATACAATGAGAGAGGCAAGACAGACTGGACTGCAGCTGTACAGAGCCTTCATTCACTGAGCCACAGTTGAATAGATTTACTGCATTGTCACGCCACATTAATTAATACGTGCACAAGCACAGATCAAGTGGGCAATATATAAGTATAGGGATGAAATATAAATCACGATTTACATGAATGCAATAACCTCTTTTTAATTAATCCGTGCATTATATTGACTTCCATGTGTTGGCTCAATTCTGATGTTTGTCCTTATTACATGTATCCCCGGGTAAAGTAATATACATGTCACGAATGATCAGTATTGATTGTTGGAGCTATTAACACTTTGATTAAATGAGATTTTAACAATCTATTTGAATCTGCAATAGAATATCAATTTAGAATGGTAAGGGATTCATAATGTTATTTGTTATCTAGATTCATCTTATCGTTTAGGCCCATAAATCAACATTAATTAGTTTAGCTTCTCACGTACGCACGTACAACCGGATAAAAAGAGTAAAGTTCACAGTAACAAACAATGTTAGCCGACTCATATTTGCTATAGTGTATGTTAGCTGTCCATGTGGGTTGTTGTAAATCTTTGGATACTATGTTGAgaagtattttgttgttgtattcagCCCTTAAAGTTGATTGTGTTTCTCAGAGCAGAACTCAAACAAGTACAATTGTAGAGAGTAATTTTCTTCAAACGTGAAGTTCACAACAAAAGAATGACTGATGCTGGTGTCAACTAATTTTCTCTCTTCTATCTTAAACCCTGAACACCATTACCAGCCAACTGCACTCCTTGTAGCACAAATAAAACGGCAAATATAATACGAGACGAGAATTTCACGTCCCTCCATTTAGATTAAGTAACTGAACGTGCTCTTATGATGAGGGGATCCGTACGTGGAACCATAGCCTATATATGTTCCTGATCAAAAACATCGTATTGAGAAAACCCTGATTTGCTGTAAAGTGTAATCAAGGTTAAACCGCACAGACCATCTGGAGCAGCCTCGCTTCAGGATGGGTAACTAATAATTGAGCGGGTAACTAAATATTCAAAAACACTACGTAATCCCATCGTACATTGCTCCACCGTCTGCATTACCTAATCCCAGAAGCCATCGCGGGGGGGCGGGGATATGGCTAGTTGTCAGAGCAACCTGCATGTCATTAAATATACCCCACCCATAATATCCtttccagccaatcagaggccgtAGAAATGACATCATTGTTATTTTCAGGAGAGCTGCAGCTTAGAGGTGGATAAAGTTCGTCTCCACGTTGGAAGTGATAGAAAGTATTATCCCTGTTCAGACCCCGTTTCTGCTTTTTGGGAAGGAGGATCAATCAAAGCGGATATTTCAGGTGCGAAAACACCGAGGATCGGCGACGGGGGAACAACGGGTTTTGTTGATGACCGCGCGGTGTCCAGAGAAAAGTTTTCTCAGGACACGAAGTTGTCAAGTGAGTTTAACTTCAACAATAGGCGGATTCTATCTCAAGACAGTCGATAGATAGAGGGTCACGGCGCACATGTAAACAGTCGGTCTTTGACTTTGAAAATAAATACGGAGAATAGACGaggtgatttttaaaaaaagaagaaaaatggaaGCGACGTTTTACGACGAAGCCGTGAATGGCTCCAGTTCTCAGCATGACGGGCCGACGGTGTATGGCTTCAACCCCAAAACCCTCAAACAGACCATGACGCTAAACCTCAACGACCCGAAGAACTTCAGGCCCCAGCTGAGCGCCAAGGCCCTGGACATCCTCACGTCCCCAGATGTCTGCTTGCTGAAGCTGGCCTCGCCTGAACTAGAGCGCTTAATCATTCAGTCCTGCACCGGACTGACGACTCCCACCCCGACCCAGTTCGTCTGTCCCAGGAACATCACCGACGAACAGGAGGGGTTTGCGGAAGGGTTTGTGAGGGCTCTGGCAGAGCTCCACTACCACCAGCAGCCCCCTGCTGTCCACCCTGACGCGCAGACCGACGCGCAGACCGACGCGAGCAACAGCATGGGATCCGGCTCTGCTGCGTCCGAGAGCGACGGGATTCCCTACAGCTGCACGGTGCGCACCGACCCACCGGAGTACACAAGCCTGGGGGCTTTCAGCAGAGCTGTGGGCTCTGCGTCGGCACCTGCTAGCGAGAGGCACCCACCTATAAGTTACCCAACCGTCCCACAGCCGTCCGACAACAacatggaccacctggcggCGCAGCACTCGCGGCTACACGCGCTAAAAGAGGAGCCGCAGACGGTGCCCCAGATGTCCGGCGACACCCCGCCGCTCTCCCCCATCAACATGGAGAACCAGGAGCGCATCAAAGCGGAGAGGAAGCGCTTGAGGAACAGGGTGGCCGCCTCCAAATGCCGGAAAAGGAAGCTGGAGAGGATCTCCCGGCTGGAGGACAGGGTCAAAAACCTCAAGAACCAAAACACAGAGCTGGTTTCCTCTGCCAACGTCCTCCGGGACGAGCTGGCTCTGCTCAAGCAAAAGGTCATGGACCACGTTAACAGCGGCTGCCAGCTCATTTTGACGCAGCAACTCCAAGCTTACTAGACTACCAagggtaataaataaaaaaggggatttgtttgtgtgtggacCAAATGCAGCATAATGTGGCCTGTTCAGTCATGCGGGGGAGCCCCTGCGTTTCATTGAAAATATCCACCAAATTATCCGCTCAGGCTGCATCCACTAAGTTTCTACAGACAAAGAGCAAGAATGGAAACGGACTAGATCCTTGTAATTGGTCAGTGCGATGAATTATTACAGAGCAGAGGCCACCAAAGCTGCTTCACGGACGGACAAAGCTCAGAGGAGCATCCAAATACTCCTCTGATGTGGCTTGttagattaaaaaaagggaGGGTTTCTTCCCCCACTTAAAACGACAAGATGTATTCAGTCAAGGTGATATGGCAAGTGTCCATACCTAAAGCTAATATGAAATTGATGTCCCTTGCATCCTGACACCCAGAGCATGTGTGGGATCAAATTGCaaattgacagaaacacaatgtgAACAAGGCGTTGCCCTGCGAATCTTCCACTATATCAAGTAGCAATGTATGCATTAAGACTTGAGTCCAGCACTGAGTACCCCACCAGCGACTATACAGTATGTACAGAGTAACACTAACAAACATCACACCTTTATTCAAGGACTCTCTAGGTGTGTGTAGCGTTTACTGACAAATACTGCCTTACTTTCTTAACCCTTATGTTCATAGCCTACCATTTTGTGATATAAACCTGAAATAACACTTTGTAATAATATTTGTACGCTGTCTTTTGAGCACTTAAGAACTgtaaatatgacaaaataaaatgttggacACGTATATTGCGTGCGCGTGCTTTTGTCTACTAAATAATGGATCATTAAATACAGTCTTGTAACGCATGTACATTAAGAGTTTGTTATTGAAGGGCCGAGGGCGGACGGGATATTGAGTCACCAGTGCCGTGTGTCGCGCTTGTAATGGCTGGTGGAGCTAAGCGGCcggtgattggacagcgaggtGTCGGAAGTGAGCAGCAGGAAGCCAAATATGGCAAGAGGTCCACAGTGCGCACTGGGCGGGTGAGTGAGTCACCGCCCTCCCACTCCAGCGAGGAGTGACGAGCGAGAGGAAGCCTCCAAGCAAAAGCACATTTGTTTACACACGTTGGAAGTGTGTTGAGGTACTGAAGACATATTGTGGGTACATACTGAATCTATAAACAAGTGCGCTtgaacattttttacatttatttttacgaAACTACAGTCTGGAATAGAAATTATAAAACAAGTTTTGtgtaggaaaaaaaagaagttacaaATGTATACAGTCAATCTGAACTAAATGCTACACAAACATATTCAAGAGCAGAGACGTGAAAGCTTTAGAACATTCACACTGTGGTGCAACCTGACCCAATAAGaacttattttttcttttccagtGCTTCATCTGCTGGTATCGCCTCAAATTAAACACTTTCAATATTTTACCAACAAACAGGGTTCTTACTAAATAACGTTACAAATGATGTGATGGTTTGTTGACGGCCGAAATGACCGGTGGAACAGACAACAAATATTCCAGCTGTTGGCTGGAGTGCAGGTCCAACTCTGTCCACTGTCCAACAGTGTTGTGTTATCTTGCGCCACTCGTACTTTTCTCTTTGTGCAACACGGATGTGATTTTCCAGGTATTGTGAAAAGGGTATTCAGTTTTTATAGACACACAAGTCTCAATCTATTTCCATGTTGGggattatatttgtgtttggtTCATATACAGTCCAGCATGAGTGGTTCTCAGCTGACGAGCACGCCCTCTTTGGCAGCGAGACGCTGCCGGTGGACTTGGTCCTGCTCTAGTTCTTCATGGCTGGGGTGCCAGAGCCGTGACAGGATGCGCTCCATGTTCAGGGCATACATCGTGTGGGAGGGCATGACACCGTGGTGAACCTACATCAGACAAGTGATTCAGGAAGACATTTAAGCAAACAAGCCTTT
This portion of the Pseudoliparis swirei isolate HS2019 ecotype Mariana Trench chromosome 8, NWPU_hadal_v1, whole genome shotgun sequence genome encodes:
- the LOC130197944 gene encoding transcription factor Jun-like codes for the protein MEATFYDEAVNGSSSQHDGPTVYGFNPKTLKQTMTLNLNDPKNFRPQLSAKALDILTSPDVCLLKLASPELERLIIQSCTGLTTPTPTQFVCPRNITDEQEGFAEGFVRALAELHYHQQPPAVHPDAQTDAQTDASNSMGSGSAASESDGIPYSCTVRTDPPEYTSLGAFSRAVGSASAPASERHPPISYPTVPQPSDNNMDHLAAQHSRLHALKEEPQTVPQMSGDTPPLSPINMENQERIKAERKRLRNRVAASKCRKRKLERISRLEDRVKNLKNQNTELVSSANVLRDELALLKQKVMDHVNSGCQLILTQQLQAY